One region of Gossypium raimondii isolate GPD5lz chromosome 6, ASM2569854v1, whole genome shotgun sequence genomic DNA includes:
- the LOC105773995 gene encoding GPN-loop GTPase QQT1 isoform X1 yields the protein MVFGQVVIGPPGSGKTTYCNGMSQFLKLIGRKVAVINLDPANDSLPYECAINIEDLIKLSDVMTEHSLGPNGGLVYCMDYLEKNIDWLQSKLEPLLKDHYLLFDFPGQVELFFLHSNAKNVVMKLIKKLNLRLTAVHLVDAHLCSDPAKYISALILSLSTMLHLELPHINVLSKIDLIESYGKLSFNLDFYTDVQDLSYLQHHLDQDPRSAKFRKLTKELCDVIEDFSIVNFTTLDIQDKESVGNLVKLIDKSNGYIFAGIDASAVEFSKIAVRQVDWDYYRAAAVQEKYMKDDEDFNNDD from the exons ATGGTGTTTGGGCAAGTTGTGATTGGTCCACCTGGATCAGGAAAGACTACTTACTGTAATGGCATGTCTCAGTTCCTCAAACTTATTGGAAG GAAAGTTGCTGTAATCAATTTGGATCCGGCCAACGATTCGTTACC CTATGAGTGTGCTATCAATATCGAGGATCTCATAAAACTAAGTGATGTCATGACAGAACATTCTTTGGGGCCTAATGGAG GTCTTGTCTATTGTATGGATTATTTAGAGAAGAATATCGATTGGCTGCAGTCTAAACTGGAACCTCTTTTGAAAG ATCACTATCTTCTTTTCGATTTTCCCGGCCAGGTTGAACTATTTTTCCTTCACTCGAATGCCAAGAATGTAGTCATGAAGCTTATTAAAAAGTTGAATCTTAGG tTGACTGCTGTACATTTAGTCGACGCCCACCTATGTAGTGACCCGGCGAAGTATATCAGTGCTTTGATTCTCTCGTTATCTACCATGTTGCACTTGGAGCTGCCACATATCAATGTCCTCTCTAAGATTGACTTAATTGAAAGCTATGGAAAGCTCT CTTTCAATCTGGATTTCTACACGGATGTCCAAGATTTATCGTATTTACAGCACCATCTTGACCAAGATCCCCGCTCTGCCAAGTTTAG AAAACTTACAAAGGAGCTTTGCGATGTAATTGAAGACTTTAGTATTGTCAATTTCACAACCTTAGATATTCAG GATAAGGAGAGTGTTGGGAATCTTGTGAAACTTATCGATAAGAGCAATGGATACATATTTGCCGGTATAGATGCCAGTGCGGTTGAATTCAGCAAGATTGCAGTACGACAAGTCGATTGGGATTATTACAGA GCTGCTGCGGTACAGGAGAAATACATGAAGGACGATGAAGATTTCAATAATGATGATTAA
- the LOC105773995 gene encoding GPN-loop GTPase QQT1 isoform X2 gives MVFGQVVIGPPGSGKTTYCNGMSQFLKLIGRKVAVINLDPANDSLPYECAINIEDLIKLSDVMTEHSLGPNGGLVYCMDYLEKNIDWLQSKLEPLLKDHYLLFDFPGQGADSKVDAHLCSDPAKYISALILSLSTMLHLELPHINVLSKIDLIESYGKLSFNLDFYTDVQDLSYLQHHLDQDPRSAKFRKLTKELCDVIEDFSIVNFTTLDIQDKESVGNLVKLIDKSNGYIFAGIDASAVEFSKIAVRQVDWDYYRAAAVQEKYMKDDEDFNNDD, from the exons ATGGTGTTTGGGCAAGTTGTGATTGGTCCACCTGGATCAGGAAAGACTACTTACTGTAATGGCATGTCTCAGTTCCTCAAACTTATTGGAAG GAAAGTTGCTGTAATCAATTTGGATCCGGCCAACGATTCGTTACC CTATGAGTGTGCTATCAATATCGAGGATCTCATAAAACTAAGTGATGTCATGACAGAACATTCTTTGGGGCCTAATGGAG GTCTTGTCTATTGTATGGATTATTTAGAGAAGAATATCGATTGGCTGCAGTCTAAACTGGAACCTCTTTTGAAAG ATCACTATCTTCTTTTCGATTTTCCCGGCCAG GGTGCTGACAGTAAAG TCGACGCCCACCTATGTAGTGACCCGGCGAAGTATATCAGTGCTTTGATTCTCTCGTTATCTACCATGTTGCACTTGGAGCTGCCACATATCAATGTCCTCTCTAAGATTGACTTAATTGAAAGCTATGGAAAGCTCT CTTTCAATCTGGATTTCTACACGGATGTCCAAGATTTATCGTATTTACAGCACCATCTTGACCAAGATCCCCGCTCTGCCAAGTTTAG AAAACTTACAAAGGAGCTTTGCGATGTAATTGAAGACTTTAGTATTGTCAATTTCACAACCTTAGATATTCAG GATAAGGAGAGTGTTGGGAATCTTGTGAAACTTATCGATAAGAGCAATGGATACATATTTGCCGGTATAGATGCCAGTGCGGTTGAATTCAGCAAGATTGCAGTACGACAAGTCGATTGGGATTATTACAGA GCTGCTGCGGTACAGGAGAAATACATGAAGGACGATGAAGATTTCAATAATGATGATTAA